The following are encoded in a window of Pedobacter cryoconitis genomic DNA:
- a CDS encoding transposase has translation MKQRALEQLRSGKSLYGKDGAFAPLLKSFLDSALEAELDSHLDAEERLSGNRKNGKTNKEVRIFSVTISINTPRDRSATFEPKIIRKRETILAESLESKIIGIYGLGMSLRDISKHIKDMYDTDISHATLQPLQTRLFLS, from the coding sequence ATGAAGCAAAGAGCCCTAGAGCAATTGCGTTCGGGCAAATCACTGTACGGTAAAGATGGTGCTTTTGCTCCTTTACTCAAAAGCTTTCTGGATTCGGCTCTGGAGGCTGAATTAGATAGCCATCTGGATGCTGAAGAACGGCTGTCCGGCAATCGAAAGAACGGTAAAACCAACAAAGAAGTCAGAATATTTTCAGTGACTATTTCTATCAATACCCCAAGGGATCGCAGCGCTACTTTTGAGCCAAAGATCATCCGTAAGAGGGAAACTATCCTTGCTGAGAGCTTGGAATCGAAGATTATCGGTATATATGGTTTGGGCATGAGCCTAAGAGATATCTCCAAACATATTAAGGATATGTACGATACTGATATCAGTCACGCCACTTTACAGCCATTACAGACAAGATTATTCCTGAGTTGA